The Scomber japonicus isolate fScoJap1 chromosome 9, fScoJap1.pri, whole genome shotgun sequence genome includes a region encoding these proteins:
- the wdr54 gene encoding WD repeat-containing protein 54 isoform X2, with translation MYHKEKSIQIKNSASALYNNLGVLRIAPRRLTYFTVVHANVVNMVSASWDGLNYSHRQLQSKEPNVATSTSLIMQAAFCGLPSRDLLVVTSQKGIQMYESDGSIMVYWHALDTPETPTAQAVFARGISAVWENYICVGVSSGAILVFDVPSKGSNITLSEVLEEHKDSITDMASECSGSQECIADLVSADDSGSLCVWKSGEDFQLLNKIPGFDMSCSSVKLWKGTVVAGYGTGQIRLYEAVTGILHAEVNAHARWIYSLDIAPFSGLLLSAAEDSIVRVWHLTVTPETNNVEVAHLHNECVTDTQICGAKFCDGDGYAFAVTGYDLGEIIRYTQS, from the exons ATGTATCACAAAGAAAAGAGCATCCAGATCAAAAACAGCGCTTCTGCGCTCTACAACAACCTCGGCGTGTTGCGCATTGCCCCGCGACGCCTCACTTACTTCACGGTGGTCCATGCCAATGTGGTCAACATGGTCAGCGCGTCTTGGGACGGCCTTAACTACTCCCACCGTCAGCTGCAGTCCAAGGAGCCAAATGTCGCCACGAGCACATCGCTCATCATGCAG GCTGCGTTTTGTGGTCTGCCCTCTCGTGATCTGCTGGTGGTGACCTCTCAGAAAGGCATCCAG ATGTATGAATCTGATGGCTCCATCATGGTGTACTGGCATGCACTGGATACTCCGGAAACACCTACAG CTCAAGCCGTGTTTGCTCGAGGGATATCAGCAGTGTGGGAGAATTATATATGTGTGG GTGTGTCATCTGGTGCAATTCTAGTATTTGATGTTCCCAGTAAAGGCAGTAATATCACCCTGTCTGAGGTCCTGGAGGAGCACAAAGACTCTATCACTGACATGGCCTCAGAATGTTCTGGCAGCCAG GAGTGCATAGCTGATCTGGTCAGTGCAGATGATAGtggcagcctgtgtgtgtggaagtcAGGGGAAGATTTTCAGCTGCTTAACAAGATCCCTGGCTTTGA TATGAGCTGCTCATCTGTCAAGCTGTGGAAAGGTACGGTGGTGGCAGGTTACGGAACAGGTCAGATCCGTCTTTATGAGGCAGTGACGGGAATTCTGCATGCTGAGGTTAACGCCCACGCCCGCTGGATCTACTCGCTGGACATTGCACCTTTCTCTGGACTG CTACTGTCGGCTGCTGAGGACTCTATAGTCAGGGTGTGGCACCTGACTGTAACCCCAGAGACCAACAATGTGGAG GTTGCCCATTTGCACAATGAGTGtgtgacagacacacaaatctgTGGCGCCAAGTTCTGTGACGGTGATGGTTATGCCTTTGCAGTGACAGGCTATGACCTGGGTGAGATTATCCGCTACACCCAGTCGTAG
- the wdr54 gene encoding WD repeat-containing protein 54 isoform X1 translates to MYHKEKSIQIKNSASALYNNLGVLRIAPRRLTYFTVVHANVVNMVSASWDGLNYSHRQLQSKEPNVATSTSLIMQAAFCGLPSRDLLVVTSQKGIQMYESDGSIMVYWHALDTPETPTGNALTELTYIAAQAVFARGISAVWENYICVGVSSGAILVFDVPSKGSNITLSEVLEEHKDSITDMASECSGSQECIADLVSADDSGSLCVWKSGEDFQLLNKIPGFDMSCSSVKLWKGTVVAGYGTGQIRLYEAVTGILHAEVNAHARWIYSLDIAPFSGLLLSAAEDSIVRVWHLTVTPETNNVEVAHLHNECVTDTQICGAKFCDGDGYAFAVTGYDLGEIIRYTQS, encoded by the exons ATGTATCACAAAGAAAAGAGCATCCAGATCAAAAACAGCGCTTCTGCGCTCTACAACAACCTCGGCGTGTTGCGCATTGCCCCGCGACGCCTCACTTACTTCACGGTGGTCCATGCCAATGTGGTCAACATGGTCAGCGCGTCTTGGGACGGCCTTAACTACTCCCACCGTCAGCTGCAGTCCAAGGAGCCAAATGTCGCCACGAGCACATCGCTCATCATGCAG GCTGCGTTTTGTGGTCTGCCCTCTCGTGATCTGCTGGTGGTGACCTCTCAGAAAGGCATCCAG ATGTATGAATCTGATGGCTCCATCATGGTGTACTGGCATGCACTGGATACTCCGGAAACACCTACAG GTAATGCACTCACTGAACTTACTTATATTGCAGCTCAAGCCGTGTTTGCTCGAGGGATATCAGCAGTGTGGGAGAATTATATATGTGTGG GTGTGTCATCTGGTGCAATTCTAGTATTTGATGTTCCCAGTAAAGGCAGTAATATCACCCTGTCTGAGGTCCTGGAGGAGCACAAAGACTCTATCACTGACATGGCCTCAGAATGTTCTGGCAGCCAG GAGTGCATAGCTGATCTGGTCAGTGCAGATGATAGtggcagcctgtgtgtgtggaagtcAGGGGAAGATTTTCAGCTGCTTAACAAGATCCCTGGCTTTGA TATGAGCTGCTCATCTGTCAAGCTGTGGAAAGGTACGGTGGTGGCAGGTTACGGAACAGGTCAGATCCGTCTTTATGAGGCAGTGACGGGAATTCTGCATGCTGAGGTTAACGCCCACGCCCGCTGGATCTACTCGCTGGACATTGCACCTTTCTCTGGACTG CTACTGTCGGCTGCTGAGGACTCTATAGTCAGGGTGTGGCACCTGACTGTAACCCCAGAGACCAACAATGTGGAG GTTGCCCATTTGCACAATGAGTGtgtgacagacacacaaatctgTGGCGCCAAGTTCTGTGACGGTGATGGTTATGCCTTTGCAGTGACAGGCTATGACCTGGGTGAGATTATCCGCTACACCCAGTCGTAG
- the LOC128364941 gene encoding uncharacterized protein C2orf81 homolog — protein MPRSAAKSQADKGRRSSVQAITPRTQDLEVEDIIPGRLTQVQWTDMLIQEDAEDTVGEIMEELLSQVMEGCFDAYTKRQLAPFSTSWAKSYLIQILEQQFLCRDEGEGAQEASKTEDSEPMPATPDVWAQGCFPVVHPTPSSKPTSRQETEIGEAPGQKEPTTEPQCNIMAQTNSSPNQSEKEIIPSKPVNDRRYRVLSPRSPPQINQKKKQQDHLLPRLVASKFLPSLSSPSEKKDTEEEGGRRSQSTYNQTTGSLHRYKDCQFIPKLDHSCLPRHCIIPQYEILDNNNTKLNSKKPHGLSKLEPRYDKQQTKWTVTSSKPLTGYEGQPAKSRNEADGLLRKSFPSRHRREMMMSSGLRLDTMDLAKGVSLLDPRAAEINPLKFKPRAPSTKLRPIRSDGSLPLFSVDQFTTGPPPQVTPLFQS, from the exons ATGCCCCGCTCTGCAGCCAAGTCCCAAGCTGACAAAGGTAGAAGGTCGTCTGTCCAAGCGATCACACCTCGAACCCAGGACCTGGAAGTGGAAGACATTATCCCTGGTCGCTTGACTCAGGTCCAATGGACGGACATGTTGATCCAGGAGGATGCAGAGGATACAGTGGGGGAGATCATGGAGGAACTGTTGAGTCAGGTCATGGAAGGCTGCTTCGATGCGTACACTAAAAGACAG CTAGCCCCTTTCTCCACATCCTGGGCCAAAAGTTACCTCATACAGATTCTGGAGCAGCAATTTCTGTGCCGAGATGAAGGAGAGGGAGCTCAGGAAGCATCTAAAACAGAAGACTCAGAGCCTATGCCAGCAACTCCAGATGTCTGGGCTCAAGGATGTTTTCCTGTTGTACATCCTACCCCTTCATCTAAACCCACCTCACGACAG GAGACTGAAATTGGCGAGGCCCCAGGACAAAAAGAGCCAACAACCGAACCACAATGTAATATTATGGCCCAAACAAACAGCTCTCCAAACCAATCTGAGAAGGAAATAATCCCCAGCAAGCCTGTTAATGACAGGAGATACAGAGTGCTTAGCCCTCGCTCCCCAccacaaataaatcaaaagaaaaaacagcaagaTCATTTACTTCCCAGGCTTGTTGCAAGCAAATTTCTGCCATCCCTGTCCAGTCCATCAGAAAAAAAGGACACGGAGGAAGAGGGTGGAAGGAGATCACAGTCCACTTATAACCAAACAACTGGATCTTTACATCGGTATAAGGACTGTCAATTCATACCAAAGCTTGATCATTCCTGTCTGCCTCGTCACTGCATCATTCCTCAGTATGAGATCTTAgataacaacaacacaaaactcAACTCCAAGAAACCACATGGACTATCGAAACTAGAACCAAGATATGACAAGCAGCAAACTAAGTGGACAGTAACCTCGTCAAAGCCATTAACTGGCTATGAGGGTCAGCCAGCAAAGAGCAGAAATGAGGCCGATGGCTTGCTGAGGAAGTCATTTCCCTCTAGACATAGAAGAGAAATGATGATGTCCTCTGGGCTTAGGCTGGACACCATGGATTTGGCCAAGGGTGTCTCTCTCCTGGATCCTCGGGCTGCTGAAATTAACCCACTCAAATTTAAACCTCGGGCCCCGTCTACCAAGCTGAGGCCGATACGGAGTGATGGCTCTTTGCCGCTGTTCTCTGTGGATCAGTTTACCACGGGTCCACCACCGCAGGTCACCCCATTGTTTCAGTCCTAG
- the nol6 gene encoding nucleolar protein 6 produces the protein MKNTQIAAEMILPDSSHEEEENKAPAKAKRSKPEEDEGEEVVYHPVKLSRSDLYRPPTAEELNQLKEAESLFHCSLLKMQMEELLKEVALSERRKEQIDAFVQILTKLLQTVPQSPEVEVSDLSWLSGAVKVPFLLVPKSPKGKFHMAPPASVDLIGSYPLGTCTKPRIMVDLAVTIPADILHPKDVLNQRYPRKRALYLAGLAQHLTSSSEIGTMHYSCLHGNRLRPVLLLTPPGKESSIFTVRVHACPPPGFFKPSRFHPQRNNIRTEWYTGLQASQSSEGDEPPTPHYNSSVLGDLLPRAHLQFLSAVSSQCSAFPDGVALLKVWLHQRELDQGTGCFNGFLASMLLAFLLTTHRISNTMTAYQLLRNSLNFLASTDLTENGISLARDPDSTAPSLADFHNAFQVVFVDPSGHLNMCADMTACTYKQLQHEASVSMQFWDDPTVDGFHSLLMIPKPMIRTSDHVFQLCEPAKLQYSCKKMNLLSELMDHSGNYVHTALPFILSLLQRGFGQRISLLTHSLSPEPKWSVESEAPKHKAQPPLSFGLMLRLELAASVLERGPPADSPKAAEFRQLWGSRSELRRFQDGAITEAVLWDGQSMYQKQLVPKQIVTHLLQLHADIPESCVRYVGAKMDDVIKVGREVPSTGEEESLMVIQSYDDLSRKLWQLEGLPLSITSVQGAHPALRYTQVFPPQPLKMDYSFFDKERFSRALMPKEGKPCPAYVTPITVICHMEGSGKWPHDRLAIRHIRAAFHIRLGELLKKHHNYTYKANPAHLDIWKDGLVFRIQVAYHREPQVLRESVTAQGLLVLRDNEEAQTLEMATIHRPLLTSTLHGLQQQYPCFGAVCRLAKRWLGAQLFSEDITEDTADLLVASLFLQPAPFTPPGSPQVGFLRFLHLLSSFDWRNNPLIVNLNNQLTAPDYTEIKNDFMASRESLPVMFIATPKDKKLSMWTKQAPSVQMLQRAVMVAAESLKVLEHQLMDGGQIQDVRVLMRPPLDAYDVLIHLNPKQVPLLSQAVDPPAVTFSRGIMTGNVAQSGGSLPVIDYNPVSLYLAELRDAFGDLALFFCDPYGGTVIAVLWKPNAFSPVPFKTSQVSARNVKVTGDEATTVPNVEAILEDFQVIGKGLVKSLEARTERWSV, from the exons atgaaaaacacacagatagcTGCAGAG ATGATTCTGCCAGACTCTTctcatgaggaggaggaaaacaaagcTCCTGCTAAAGCCAAAAGGAGCAAAcctgaggaggatgaaggggaGGAGGTGGTCTATCACCCAGTGAAGCTGTCCCGCAGTGATCTGTACAGACCTCCGACAGCAGAGGAGCTGAACCAGTTGAAAGAGGCTGAGAGCCTGTTTCATTGCAGCCTGCTGAAAATGCAG atggaagagcTGCTGAAAGAAGTTGCCCTCAGCGAGCGCAGGAAAGAGCAAATCGATGCCTTCGTTCAGATACTCACCAAGCTGCTCCAGACTGTGCCACAATCCCCAGAAGTTGAG GTGAGTGACCTGTCATGGCTGTCTGGTGCAGTTAAGGTCCCTTTCCTCCTGGTTCCCAAATCACCAAAGGGTAAGTTCCACATGGCACCTCCGGCTTCTGTTGACCTGATCGGCAGCTATCCCCTGGGTACATGCACCAAACCTCGCATCATGGTGGACCTGGCTGTCACAATCCCAGCT GATATTCTCCACCCGAAGGACGTCCTGAACCAGAGGTATCCCAGGAAAAGGGCTCTCTACCTGGCAGGCCTGGCTCAGCATCTCACATCCTCCTCTGAAATTGGAACCATGCACTATTCTTGTCTCCATGGGAATCGACTTCGGCCCGTTCTCCTGCTGACCCCTCCAG GTAAAGAGTCTTCCATCTTCACTGTACGTGTTCATGCCTGTCCACCTCCTGGTTTCTTCAAGCCCAGTCGTTTCCACCCGCAGAGGAATAACATCAGGACAGAGTGGTACACTGGGTTGCAGGCCTCACAGTCGTCTG AGGGCGATGAACCTCCTACTCCACATTACAATAGCTCTGTTCTGGGGGATCTTCTGCCCAGGGCTCACCTCCAGTTCCTTTCTGCAGTCAGCTCTCAGTGCTCAGCTTTTCCTGATGGGGTGGCTTTGCTCAAAGTCTGGCTCCATCAAAGAGAGCTTGACCAG GGCACAGGTTGTTTTAATGGCTTTCTGGCTTCGATGCTTTTGGCATTTCTGCTGACCACACACAGAATCAGTAACACCATGACAGCCTATCAGTTGCTTCGAAACAGCTTGAACTTCTTGG CATCTACAGACCTGACAGAGAATGGAATTAGCCTAGCCAGAGATCCTGACTCTACAGCT CCGTCACTGGCAGACTTCCACAACGCCTTCCAAGTCGTGTTCGTCGATCCCTCCGGACATCTCAATATGTGTGCTGATATGACTGCTTGTACCTACAAACAG CTGCAGCATGAGGCGTCTGTGTCGATGCAGTTCTGGGACGACCCTACAGTGGACGGGTTTCACAGCCTCCTCATGATCCCCAAACCCATGATAAGGACCAGCGACCATGTCTTTCA GTTGTGTGAGCCAGCAAAGCTTCAGTACAGCTGTAAGAAAATGAATCTCCTCAGTGAGCTGATGGACCACAGTGGAAACTACGTCCACACTGCGCTGCCTTTTATCCTGTCTCTGCTTCAGCGAGGATTTGGCCAAAGAATCAGCCTCCTCACCCACTCTCTTTCTCCTGAGCCTAAG TGGTCTGTGGAGAGTGAAGCCCCAAAGCACAAAGCTcaacctcctctctcctttggCTTAATGTTAAGGCTGGAGCTGGCAGCCTCTGTCCTGGAAAGGGGGCCTCCTGCAGACAGCCCCAAG GCGGCTGAGTTTCGTCAGCTGTGGGGTTCTCGCTCTGAGCTGCGTCGCTTCCAGGACGGTGCCATCACTGAGGCCGTGCTGTGGGATGGACAGAGCATGTACCAGAAACAACTGGTCCCCAAACAGATCGTCACACACCTGCTACAGCT GCATGCAGATATCCCCGAATCCTGTGTGCGATATGTGGGGGCGAAGATGGATGACGTCATCAAAGTAGGACGTGAG GTGCCTAgtactggagaggaggagagtttAATGGTGATTCAGTCCTATGATGACCTGAGCAGGAAACTTTGGCAGCTGGAAGGTCTGCCTCTCTCCATCACATCAGTGCAAGGAGCCCACCCTGcactcagatacacacag GTTTTTCCCCCTCAGCCGCTGAAGATGGACTATTCCTTCTTTGACAAAGAAAGGTTTTCCCGGGCATTGATGCCAAAGGAAGGCAAACCCTGCCCTGCTTACGTCACTCCCATCACAG TGATCTGTCACATGGAGGGGAGTGGAAAGTGGCCTCACGACCGCCTCGCCATCCGCCACATCCGAGCCGCCTTCCACATCCGCCTGGGAGAGTTACTCAAGAAGCACCATAATTATACGTACAAGGCCAACCCCGCACACCTTGACATCTGGAAG GATGGCTTGGTGTTCCGCATCCAGGTGGCATACCATCGTGAGCCCCAGGTACTGAGGGAGAGTGTGACTGCACAGGGGTTGCTGGTTCTAAGGGACAACGAGGAGGCTCAGACCCTGGAGATGGCCACCATACACAGGCCTCTACTAACCAGCACATTGCATGG GCTCCAGCAGCAGTACCCATGTTTCGGGGCAGTGTGTCGCCTGGCTAAACGCTGGCTGGGGGCTCAGCTCTTCAGCGAAGACATCACAGAGGACACAGCAGACCTGCTGGTGGCGTCGCTCTTCTTGCAGCCTGCACCATTTACTCCTCCTGG TTCTCCTCAGGTGGGCTTCCTTCGTTTCCTTCATCTGCTCTCCTCCTTTGACTGGAGGAACAACCCGCTGATAGTCAACCTCAACAACCAGCTCACAG CCCCAGACTACACAGAGATCAAGAATGACTTCATGGCCTCCAGGGAGTCTCTGCCTGTCATGTTTATAGCTACGCCTAAAGACAAAAAACTGTCTATGTGGACCAAGCAAGCTCCTAGTGTACAG ATGCTGCAACGTGCAGTGATGGTGGCTGCAGAGAGTCTTAAAGTGCTGGAACATCAGCTGATGGATGGTGGCCAGATACAGGATGTCAGG gtaCTCATGCGTCCTCCTCTGGATGCCTATGATGTGCTGATCCACCTGAACCCCAAACAGGTACCCCTGCTAAGCCAGGCAGTGGACCCTCCTGCTGTCACCTTCAGCAGGGGTATCATGACTGGCAATGTAGCTCAGTCTGGAGGGTCACTACCTGTCATCGACTACAACCCTGTTTCCCTCTACCTGGCAGAGCTCAGG gaTGCGTTTGGAGACCTGGCTCTCTTCTTCTGTGACCCTTATGGTGGAACAGTGATTGCTGTTTTGTGGAAGCCAAACGCCTTCTCTCCAGTGCCCTTCAAG ACGTCTCAAGTGTCTGCACGAAATGTCAAGGTGACTGGGGATGAAGCAACAACTGTTCCCAATGTTGAAGCAATATTGGAGGACTTCCAGGTGATTGGAAAAGGTTTGGTAAAATCTTTGGAGGCCAGGACTGAAAGATGGTCGGTCTAA
- the LOC128364449 gene encoding cocaine- and amphetamine-regulated transcript protein-like, whose amino-acid sequence MGNWFVYLFCTLLCATGNFNSYGLVQTEEYKAKYLTYFTTTEDSNEKQLINDLHQVLERLQNNQYAALRKKHGYLPMCDPGDQCALRKGSRIGKLCDCSLPRTCNSFLHRCL is encoded by the exons ATGGGGAACTGGTTTGTGTACCTTTTCTGTACACTACTGTGTGCTACTGGGAACTTTAACAGCTATGGTCTCGTCCAAACAGAGGAATACAAAGCtaaatatttaacttatttCACTACGACAGAGGACAGCAATGAAAAGCAGCTG ATCAATGATTTACACCAGGTTTTGGAACGACTTCAGAACAATCAATACGCAGCTCTCCGAAAAAAGCACGGCTATCTTCCTATG TGTGATCCAGGAGACCAGTGTGCACTAAGGAAAGGCTCTAGGATCGGGAAACTGTGTGACTGCTCTCTACCAAGAACGTGCAATTCTTTTCTACATCGTTGTTTATGA